The Pseudomonas asiatica genome has a segment encoding these proteins:
- a CDS encoding cobalamin-binding protein, whose translation MRLLPGLLALFACSALAAEPLRVVSLAPSMSEIMLELQADDLLVGVLDGGERPAALRELPSVGRQGQLDLERLLSLRPDLLLLWPGSVSPAQRGQLKRLGIATYSAEPHDIDQLIEQIEAIAERIGRAEQGHRYAQALRDRLRQLRQQYRRDEPLQVFYQVWDRPLYTLGGRQVVSDALAVCGARNVFADLTQPAPQVNVESVLLRNPQVILAGDEAQLESWKAWPQLRAVADDRLLVVPDKGLERPSGQMIEATARLCALLEANAPVSK comes from the coding sequence ATGCGCCTGCTGCCCGGCCTGCTGGCGCTGTTCGCCTGTTCCGCACTGGCCGCCGAACCCCTGCGGGTGGTCAGCCTGGCCCCGTCGATGAGCGAGATCATGCTCGAACTGCAGGCCGATGACCTGCTGGTAGGTGTGCTCGACGGTGGCGAACGGCCGGCGGCGCTGCGCGAGCTGCCCTCGGTGGGGCGCCAGGGGCAACTGGACCTCGAACGCTTGCTCAGCCTTCGCCCCGACCTGTTGCTGCTGTGGCCGGGCAGCGTGTCGCCGGCCCAACGTGGCCAGCTCAAGCGCCTGGGCATCGCAACGTACAGCGCAGAACCCCATGACATCGACCAGCTGATCGAGCAGATCGAAGCCATAGCCGAACGTATCGGCCGTGCCGAACAGGGCCATCGGTATGCCCAGGCCCTGCGTGACCGGCTGCGGCAGCTGCGCCAGCAGTATCGACGGGACGAGCCCCTGCAGGTGTTCTACCAGGTCTGGGACCGACCGCTGTATACGCTCGGTGGCCGGCAGGTGGTCAGCGATGCCCTGGCCGTTTGCGGCGCGCGTAATGTCTTCGCCGATCTCACCCAGCCGGCGCCGCAGGTAAATGTGGAGTCTGTGCTGCTGCGCAACCCGCAGGTCATTCTGGCGGGTGATGAGGCGCAGCTGGAGAGTTGGAAGGCCTGGCCGCAACTGCGCGCGGTTGCCGATGATCGTTTACTGGTGGTGCCAGACAAAGGCCTGGAGCGGCCTAGTGGGCAGATGATCGAAGCTACGGCGCGCTTGTGTGCGCTGCTCGAGGCTAACGCGCCAGTATCCAAGTGA
- the dxs gene encoding 1-deoxy-D-xylulose-5-phosphate synthase, whose protein sequence is MPTTFQEIPRERPVTPLLDRADTPAGLRRLAEADLETLADELRQELLYTVGQTGGHFGAGLGVIELTIALHYVFDTPDDRLVWDVGHQAYPHKILTGRRNRMLSLRQKDGIAAFPRRSESEYDTFGVGHSSTSISAALGMAIAARLQNSDRKSIAVIGDGALTAGMAFEALNHAQEVNADMLVILNDNDMSISRNVGGLSNYLAKILSSRTYASMREGSKKVLSRLPGAWEIARRTEEYAKGMLVPGTLFEELGWNYIGPIDGHDLPTMIATLRNMRDLKGPQFLHVVTKKGKGFAPAEIDPIGYHAITKLEPADKPAAPKKASGPKYSAVFGQWLCDMAAADNRLVGITPAMKEGSDLVDFSERYPERYFDVAIAEQHAVTLAAGMACEGSKPVVAIYSTFLQRAYDQLIHDVAVQNLDVLFAIDRAGLVGEDGPTHAGSYDLSYLRCIPGMLVMTPSDENELRKMLSTGHLYNGPAAVRYPRGTGPNAPISGDLEPLEIGKGVVRRQGEKVALLVFGVQLAEAMQVAEQINATVVDMRFVKPLDEALVLELAANHELLVTIEENAIMGGAGAAVGEFLASQAIVKPLLHLGLPDIYVEHAKPAQMLAECGLDAAGIGASVKARMARLGL, encoded by the coding sequence ATGCCCACGACGTTTCAAGAGATCCCCCGCGAACGCCCGGTCACGCCGTTGCTCGACCGCGCTGACACGCCTGCCGGCCTGCGCCGGCTGGCCGAAGCCGACCTGGAGACCCTGGCCGACGAACTGCGCCAGGAACTGCTCTACACCGTGGGTCAGACCGGTGGGCATTTTGGTGCCGGCCTGGGTGTCATCGAGCTGACCATCGCCCTGCACTACGTCTTCGACACCCCCGACGACCGGCTGGTGTGGGACGTGGGCCACCAGGCCTACCCGCACAAGATCCTCACCGGGCGCCGTAACCGCATGCTCAGCCTGCGCCAGAAGGACGGCATCGCCGCCTTCCCGCGCCGCAGCGAGAGCGAGTACGACACCTTCGGCGTCGGCCACTCCAGCACCTCGATCAGCGCCGCACTGGGCATGGCCATTGCCGCCCGCCTGCAGAACAGCGACCGCAAGTCGATCGCGGTGATCGGTGACGGCGCGCTGACCGCCGGCATGGCCTTCGAGGCGTTGAACCACGCCCAGGAAGTCAACGCCGACATGCTGGTGATCCTCAACGACAACGACATGTCGATTTCGCGCAATGTCGGCGGCCTGTCCAACTACCTGGCCAAGATCCTCTCCAGCCGCACCTACGCGAGCATGCGCGAAGGCAGCAAGAAAGTGCTGTCGCGCCTGCCGGGCGCCTGGGAAATCGCCCGCCGCACCGAGGAGTACGCCAAAGGCATGCTGGTGCCGGGCACGCTGTTCGAAGAACTGGGCTGGAACTACATCGGCCCGATCGACGGCCACGACCTGCCGACCATGATCGCCACCCTGCGCAACATGCGTGACCTCAAGGGCCCGCAGTTCCTGCACGTGGTGACCAAGAAGGGCAAGGGCTTCGCCCCGGCCGAGATCGACCCGATCGGCTACCACGCCATCACCAAGCTGGAGCCGGCCGACAAACCCGCCGCACCGAAGAAAGCCAGCGGCCCGAAATACTCGGCGGTGTTCGGCCAGTGGCTGTGCGACATGGCTGCCGCCGACAACCGCCTGGTGGGCATTACCCCGGCGATGAAGGAAGGCTCCGACCTGGTCGACTTCAGCGAGCGCTACCCGGAGCGTTACTTCGACGTGGCGATCGCCGAGCAGCATGCCGTGACCCTGGCGGCCGGCATGGCCTGCGAGGGCAGCAAGCCGGTGGTGGCGATCTACTCTACCTTCCTGCAGCGCGCCTACGACCAGCTGATCCACGACGTGGCGGTACAGAACCTCGACGTGCTGTTCGCCATCGACCGCGCCGGCCTGGTCGGCGAAGACGGCCCGACCCATGCGGGCAGCTACGACCTGTCGTACCTGCGCTGCATCCCGGGCATGCTGGTGATGACCCCAAGCGACGAGAACGAGCTGCGCAAGATGCTCAGCACCGGCCACCTGTACAACGGCCCGGCGGCTGTGCGCTACCCGCGTGGCACCGGCCCGAACGCGCCGATCAGTGGTGACCTGGAACCGCTGGAAATCGGCAAGGGCGTGGTCCGTCGCCAGGGCGAGAAAGTCGCCTTGCTGGTGTTCGGCGTGCAACTGGCCGAGGCCATGCAGGTGGCTGAGCAGATCAACGCTACCGTGGTCGACATGCGCTTCGTCAAACCGCTGGACGAGGCACTGGTGCTGGAACTGGCCGCAAACCATGAGCTGCTGGTGACCATCGAAGAAAACGCCATCATGGGCGGTGCCGGTGCGGCTGTGGGTGAGTTCCTGGCCAGCCAGGCGATCGTGAAACCGCTGCTGCACCTGGGGTTGCCGGACATCTATGTCGAGCATGCCAAGCCTGCGCAGATGCTGGCTGAGTGTGGGCTTGATGCGGCCGGGATCGGGGCTTCGGTGAAGGCCCGCATGGCCAGGCTCGGGCTTTGA
- the ispA gene encoding (2E,6E)-farnesyl diphosphate synthase yields MIGTYQASCQARVDAALEPLFVAPTKELERLYAAMRYSVMNGGKRVRPLLAYAACEALGAPAEQANGAACAVELIHAYSLVHDDLPAMDDDDLRRGQPTTHKAFDEACAILAGDGLQSLAFSALLDPRLSPQADSIRLAMVQALAKAAGPAGMVGGQAIDLGSVGLKLDQQALEFMHRHKTGALIEASVRLGALASARAEQAQLDALQTYAQAIGLAFQVQDDILDVESDTATLGKRQGADIARDKPTYPALLGLEAAKAYAIELRDQALVALQGFGEKAEPLRALARYIVERRN; encoded by the coding sequence ATGATCGGCACCTACCAGGCCAGCTGCCAGGCGCGGGTCGACGCCGCCCTCGAACCGTTGTTCGTCGCCCCGACCAAGGAACTCGAACGCCTTTACGCCGCCATGCGCTACAGCGTGATGAACGGTGGCAAACGCGTTCGTCCGCTGCTGGCCTACGCGGCCTGCGAAGCCTTGGGCGCCCCGGCCGAACAGGCCAACGGCGCAGCCTGTGCGGTGGAACTGATCCACGCGTACTCGCTGGTGCATGACGACCTGCCGGCCATGGATGACGACGACCTGCGCCGCGGCCAGCCGACCACCCACAAAGCCTTCGATGAAGCCTGCGCGATCCTCGCCGGCGACGGTTTGCAGAGCCTGGCCTTCAGCGCCCTGCTCGACCCGCGCCTGAGCCCGCAGGCCGACAGCATTCGCCTGGCCATGGTCCAGGCCCTGGCCAAGGCTGCCGGCCCGGCAGGCATGGTCGGTGGCCAGGCCATCGACCTGGGCTCGGTTGGCCTGAAGCTGGACCAGCAGGCCCTGGAGTTCATGCACCGGCACAAGACCGGTGCGCTGATCGAAGCCAGCGTGCGCCTCGGCGCCCTGGCCAGCGCCCGCGCCGAACAGGCGCAACTGGATGCCCTGCAGACCTATGCACAGGCCATCGGCCTGGCGTTCCAGGTGCAGGACGACATCCTCGACGTGGAAAGCGACACCGCCACCCTGGGCAAACGCCAGGGGGCCGATATCGCCCGTGACAAACCGACCTACCCGGCACTGCTGGGCCTGGAGGCGGCCAAGGCCTATGCGATCGAACTGCGCGACCAGGCGCTGGTCGCACTGCAAGGGTTCGGCGAAAAGGCCGAACCGCTGCGGGCGTTGGCGCGTTACATCGTCGAACGCCGCAATTAA
- a CDS encoding exodeoxyribonuclease VII small subunit, which produces MARKKASLDFEQSLADLQALVERLENGELSLEESLAAFEQGIALTRDCQGALAQAEQKVQILLERDGELAAQPFDAEPEA; this is translated from the coding sequence ATGGCCCGCAAAAAAGCCTCCCTCGATTTCGAGCAATCCCTCGCAGACCTGCAAGCACTGGTCGAGCGCCTGGAGAACGGCGAGTTGTCGCTGGAAGAGTCGCTGGCCGCCTTCGAGCAAGGCATCGCCCTGACCCGCGATTGCCAGGGCGCCCTGGCCCAGGCCGAACAGAAGGTGCAGATCCTGCTGGAACGCGATGGCGAACTGGCAGCACAGCCCTTCGACGCGGAGCCGGAAGCATGA
- the ribB gene encoding 3,4-dihydroxy-2-butanone-4-phosphate synthase, translated as MSTKHHPQFPNVSAAIAAFQAGRPVLLLDDDDREDEADIIAAAENISLQTMAMMIRDCSGIVCLCLDEATVDELQLAPMVQNNQARHGTGFTVTIEAAEGITTGVSAQDRITTIGAALRSTADQRHIVSPGHVFPLRARNGGVLTRRGHTEGSVDLARLAGLRPAAVLCELMNPDGTMARGEQVAVYARQYNLPVLTIEELARYREAMLELEAEPA; from the coding sequence ATGTCCACCAAGCACCACCCGCAATTCCCCAATGTCAGCGCCGCCATCGCCGCCTTCCAGGCCGGGCGCCCTGTGCTGCTGCTCGACGACGACGACCGCGAGGACGAAGCGGACATCATCGCCGCCGCCGAGAACATCTCGCTGCAGACCATGGCCATGATGATTCGCGATTGCAGCGGCATCGTCTGCCTGTGCCTGGACGAGGCCACCGTCGACGAACTGCAACTGGCACCCATGGTACAGAACAACCAGGCCCGCCATGGCACCGGCTTCACCGTCACCATCGAGGCGGCGGAAGGCATCACCACCGGGGTGTCCGCCCAGGACCGCATCACCACCATTGGCGCGGCACTGCGCTCCACCGCGGACCAGCGCCATATCGTCAGCCCGGGGCATGTGTTCCCGCTGCGCGCCCGCAATGGCGGGGTGCTGACCCGCCGTGGCCACACCGAAGGCTCGGTGGACCTGGCACGCCTGGCCGGGTTGCGCCCGGCGGCAGTGCTGTGCGAACTGATGAACCCCGATGGCACGATGGCCCGTGGCGAACAGGTGGCGGTGTATGCGCGGCAGTACAATCTGCCGGTGCTGACCATCGAGGAACTGGCGCGGTACCGTGAGGCCATGCTGGAGCTGGAAGCAGAGCCAGCCTGA
- a CDS encoding alpha/beta hydrolase, whose translation MSKMTLTLALALALAAPAALAQPEHQLRMDSSLLQRQDLAYRFSQLDLDSADGQRHYRLWVGKPDRPAPAAGYPVLWMLDGNAALGTLDSLLLGKLAAGQAPLLVAVGYQTDQRIERVGRTYDYTPALPGPAAQLDPLTGQPSGGVDEFLDLLSERMRPLVAGVAPIDLQRQTLWGHSYGGLAVLHALFTRPGAFSDYVAASPSLWWHDGAIVREAQGLDQRLGSSRPRLLLMRGSEEPANPRMPVQGDGERAARELVADLAKVPGLQARFERIDGLGHGPMLPASLKRVIEGMSQLSR comes from the coding sequence ATGAGCAAAATGACCCTGACGCTGGCTTTGGCACTGGCCCTTGCGGCCCCTGCTGCCCTGGCGCAGCCCGAGCATCAACTGAGGATGGATTCCTCGCTGCTGCAGCGCCAGGACCTGGCCTACCGCTTCAGCCAGCTCGACCTGGACTCGGCCGATGGCCAGCGTCATTACCGCTTGTGGGTAGGCAAACCAGACCGCCCGGCGCCAGCGGCGGGTTACCCGGTGCTGTGGATGCTCGATGGCAACGCCGCGCTGGGGACGCTGGACAGCCTGCTGCTGGGCAAGCTTGCCGCCGGCCAGGCGCCATTGCTGGTGGCCGTGGGGTACCAGACCGATCAGCGGATCGAGCGGGTCGGGCGTACCTATGACTACACCCCGGCGTTGCCTGGGCCGGCTGCGCAACTGGACCCGTTGACCGGGCAACCGAGCGGTGGCGTGGACGAGTTCCTCGATCTGCTGAGCGAGCGCATGCGGCCGCTGGTGGCGGGTGTGGCACCGATCGACCTGCAGCGGCAGACGTTGTGGGGGCATTCCTACGGTGGGTTGGCCGTGCTGCATGCGCTGTTCACCCGGCCTGGGGCTTTCAGCGACTATGTGGCGGCCAGCCCTTCGCTGTGGTGGCATGACGGTGCGATCGTGCGTGAGGCGCAGGGGCTTGACCAGCGCCTGGGTAGCAGCCGGCCTCGATTGTTGCTGATGCGCGGGAGTGAGGAGCCGGCTAACCCGCGCATGCCGGTGCAAGGAGATGGAGAACGGGCGGCGCGGGAGCTGGTGGCAGACCTGGCCAAGGTGCCGGGGTTGCAGGCACGGTTCGAGCGGATTGACGGGCTGGGGCATGGGCCGATGTTACCGGCTTCGCTGAAGCGGGTGATTGAAGGGATGTCACAGTTGAGCCGATGA
- a CDS encoding HAMP domain-containing sensor histidine kinase: MRRHPLLWKLAVLQVGFCLLLTWLIWTWGLSVERSTYFLSQADQDYLARFAQQAEQAWEQGGAEGAEAWRRQLEQAEGTWVALVGPHLQSLGSTPLSAEEASHLTFMRKLDWPMSRRLQDELPYVSIEFPRHPEHGRLVMQLPEHLLPTGLTPWTHVITHGVAPTLLALLLVLALYRHLVVPLNRLRDRADALRADDLDSPALPLQERRDELGELAQAFEHMAGRLRQSLEQQRLLLRTLSHELRTPLARLRIAHDSGLPPAQLRERLDREVADMQKLLEDTLDLAWMDTEQPSLPTEPVLMVSVWEALCQDICFESGWDRARLPCSLGPDCVVQAHLDSLAQALENLMRNAIRHSPAEGRVSLDGWLEGDCWHLRLSDQGPGVPHAELERIFKPYQRLADSGAGFGLGLAIARRAIELQGGRLWASNGHPGLCLHMTLPMARDCLES, from the coding sequence ATGCGCCGTCATCCCCTGCTATGGAAACTGGCCGTACTGCAGGTTGGCTTCTGCCTGTTGCTGACCTGGCTGATCTGGACCTGGGGCCTGTCGGTGGAGCGCAGTACCTACTTCCTGTCCCAAGCCGACCAGGACTACCTGGCGCGCTTTGCACAGCAAGCCGAACAGGCCTGGGAGCAAGGCGGCGCGGAGGGTGCCGAGGCCTGGCGCAGGCAACTGGAACAGGCCGAGGGCACTTGGGTGGCGCTGGTCGGGCCGCACCTGCAGAGCCTTGGCAGCACCCCACTGAGCGCTGAGGAAGCTAGCCACCTGACCTTCATGCGCAAGCTCGACTGGCCGATGAGCCGGCGCCTGCAGGATGAACTGCCCTACGTCAGCATCGAGTTCCCGCGACACCCCGAGCACGGTCGCCTGGTAATGCAATTGCCCGAACACCTGTTGCCTACCGGCCTGACCCCATGGACCCATGTAATCACCCATGGCGTTGCCCCCACGCTACTCGCCCTGCTGCTGGTTCTGGCGCTGTACCGCCACCTTGTGGTGCCACTGAACCGCCTGCGCGACCGCGCCGACGCCCTGCGTGCCGACGACCTCGACAGCCCGGCCCTGCCCCTGCAGGAGCGGCGCGATGAGCTTGGTGAACTGGCGCAGGCCTTCGAGCACATGGCCGGGCGCCTGCGCCAGAGCCTGGAGCAGCAGCGCCTGTTGCTGCGCACGCTGTCTCACGAACTGCGCACGCCGCTGGCGCGGCTGCGCATCGCCCATGACAGCGGCTTGCCGCCGGCCCAGTTGCGCGAGCGCCTGGACCGCGAGGTCGCCGACATGCAGAAGCTTCTGGAGGACACGCTGGACCTCGCCTGGATGGACACCGAACAGCCCAGCTTGCCGACCGAACCGGTATTGATGGTTTCGGTGTGGGAAGCCTTGTGCCAGGACATCTGCTTCGAAAGCGGCTGGGACCGCGCCCGCCTGCCCTGCTCGCTCGGCCCCGACTGCGTGGTGCAAGCCCACCTGGACAGCCTGGCCCAAGCCCTGGAGAACCTGATGCGCAATGCCATCCGCCACTCGCCGGCCGAGGGCCGGGTCAGCCTGGATGGCTGGTTGGAGGGCGACTGCTGGCACCTGCGCCTGAGTGACCAGGGGCCCGGGGTGCCGCACGCCGAGCTCGAACGCATCTTCAAGCCCTACCAGCGGCTGGCCGACAGCGGCGCGGGCTTCGGCCTGGGCCTGGCCATCGCCCGCCGCGCCATCGAACTGCAAGGCGGTCGCTTGTGGGCCAGCAACGGTCACCCAGGCCTGTGCCTGCACATGACTTTGCCGATGGCCCGGGACTGTTTAGAAAGTTAA
- a CDS encoding response regulator transcription factor → MPTSLLLAEDDTSLRQDLERHFRNRGFRVHACATGAQALNAIQQSRFELVLLDIMLPGIDGLSLLDELRQQQAVPVMLMSALGAEQDRISGFTRGADDYLPKPFSLAELDARVDALLRRVAFDHGTALRADVGEVMLDQDRQDVIHNGKAAGLTASEFRLLATLRAHPAEALSKPFLYQTVLHRAYTRLDRGLDVHVCNLRRKLADIDAQHLQIQAVRGQGYILVDTEKA, encoded by the coding sequence GTGCCCACCTCACTCCTCCTAGCCGAAGACGACACAAGCCTGCGTCAGGACCTGGAACGCCATTTCCGAAACCGGGGTTTCCGGGTGCACGCATGCGCCACCGGCGCCCAGGCCCTGAATGCCATACAGCAATCACGGTTCGAGCTGGTACTGCTGGATATCATGCTGCCAGGCATCGACGGCCTCAGCCTGCTCGACGAGTTGCGCCAGCAGCAGGCGGTGCCGGTCATGCTGATGTCGGCGCTGGGGGCCGAGCAGGATCGCATCAGTGGCTTTACCCGGGGTGCGGACGATTACCTGCCCAAGCCCTTCAGCCTGGCCGAGCTGGACGCCCGGGTCGATGCATTGCTGCGGCGTGTGGCGTTCGATCATGGTACGGCGCTGCGTGCCGACGTCGGCGAGGTGATGCTCGACCAGGACCGCCAGGACGTTATCCACAACGGCAAGGCTGCCGGCCTCACCGCGTCCGAATTCCGCTTGCTGGCCACCCTGCGGGCCCACCCCGCCGAAGCCTTGAGCAAACCATTCCTCTACCAGACCGTGCTGCACCGGGCCTACACCCGCCTGGATCGCGGCCTGGATGTGCATGTATGCAACCTGCGCCGCAAGCTGGCCGACATCGATGCCCAGCACCTGCAGATCCAGGCCGTACGCGGCCAGGGGTACATCCTGGTCGACACGGAAAAAGCCTGA
- a CDS encoding TonB-dependent siderophore receptor — MSSFKSLGDSRRGRGWLVLGLLAPFSLSALAETVATQASAEDSALDLPALTIEGNRLYDMLPSEETGGYSVDAATVGTKTPAALKDIPQSITVYTQDYVKDRQFVHLDDLAKYTAGLRTLTNDSGRSSIYARGYEYSEFNIDGLPAPMASIFGTVPSLAAFDRVEIMRGPAGLFSSTSELGGIVNMVRKRPTAEFQGHVEGSYGTWDTNHEEIDLSGPLDDAGRVRGRFIASRDDTNGEVDYNANTSNSYYGALDVDLDDATTLSFGLIHEVKNITPHNGYPATLYGEVPDFSHSKFLGADWNYFDGKTTDLVAELTHRFDNGGYGRVAARGSHRDTNYLYAFTATNATTGANSERASARDFTQDTYSLDASYSQPFETFGQVSEFVVGSDYKNYDTEYLNGTTNLGAINVDTYSPKQFAKPSPNYSTETGMQEEEYGLYSKVTFRPVERLALIAGGRFSWYRGDFYTTTLSSGATTNDSKRVDGHFTPYGGLVYDLTENHALYASYSQVFKPQSDTDSNGRVLKPREGEQYEFGLKSSYFGGDLNTRFSVFRLTDKNRATTVYDADGVATTDSVASGKTRVKGAEVEVSGKLTPNWEVLAGYTWMETETLKGDAETTFFIMPRNQASLWSKYTISQGPLNGLAIGGGISAMSNFYSENGGVRIDAPGYATVDAMLSYPVTSKLTATFNINNLFDRDYLSRVGSTSTFNFYGPSRSMMVGARYDF; from the coding sequence ATGAGCAGTTTCAAAAGTTTGGGGGACTCGCGACGGGGTCGGGGCTGGCTGGTGCTGGGGCTGTTGGCGCCGTTTTCGTTGTCGGCACTGGCCGAGACGGTAGCGACTCAGGCGTCTGCCGAGGACAGCGCGCTTGACCTGCCGGCATTGACCATCGAAGGCAACCGCCTGTATGACATGCTGCCGTCGGAAGAAACTGGCGGCTACAGCGTGGATGCCGCCACCGTGGGCACCAAGACCCCCGCAGCGCTCAAGGACATCCCGCAATCGATCACCGTCTACACCCAGGACTACGTCAAGGACCGCCAGTTCGTGCACCTCGATGACCTGGCCAAGTACACCGCCGGCCTGCGCACCCTGACCAACGACAGTGGCCGTTCGTCGATCTACGCCCGTGGCTACGAGTACAGCGAGTTCAATATCGACGGCCTGCCGGCGCCCATGGCCAGCATCTTCGGTACAGTACCGTCGCTGGCGGCATTCGACCGTGTCGAGATCATGCGTGGCCCGGCCGGGCTGTTCAGCAGCACCAGCGAACTGGGCGGCATCGTCAACATGGTGCGCAAGCGCCCGACCGCCGAGTTCCAGGGGCATGTCGAAGGCAGCTATGGCACCTGGGACACCAACCACGAAGAAATCGACCTGAGCGGGCCGCTGGATGATGCCGGCCGCGTGCGCGGGCGCTTCATCGCCTCGCGTGACGACACCAATGGCGAGGTCGACTACAACGCCAACACCAGCAACAGCTACTACGGTGCGCTGGACGTCGACCTGGACGACGCCACCACCCTGTCGTTCGGCCTGATTCATGAAGTGAAGAACATCACCCCGCACAATGGCTATCCGGCAACGCTGTACGGCGAAGTACCCGACTTCAGCCATTCGAAGTTCCTGGGGGCTGACTGGAATTACTTCGACGGCAAGACCACCGACCTGGTCGCCGAGCTGACCCACCGCTTCGACAACGGCGGCTATGGCCGTGTCGCAGCCCGTGGCTCGCATCGCGACACCAATTATCTGTACGCCTTCACCGCGACCAACGCCACCACTGGCGCAAACTCCGAGCGCGCCAGCGCCCGCGATTTCACCCAGGACACCTACTCGCTGGACGCCAGCTACAGCCAGCCGTTCGAAACCTTCGGCCAGGTCAGCGAATTCGTGGTCGGCAGCGACTACAAGAACTACGACACCGAGTACCTCAACGGCACAACCAACCTGGGCGCCATCAACGTCGATACATACTCGCCCAAGCAGTTCGCCAAGCCATCGCCCAACTACAGCACCGAGACCGGTATGCAGGAAGAGGAATACGGCCTGTACTCCAAGGTCACCTTCCGCCCGGTCGAGCGTCTGGCGCTGATCGCCGGGGGCCGCTTCAGCTGGTATCGCGGTGATTTCTACACCACTACCCTCAGCAGCGGCGCCACCACCAACGACAGCAAGCGCGTGGATGGCCACTTCACCCCGTATGGCGGCCTGGTCTACGACCTGACCGAGAACCATGCGCTGTACGCCAGCTATTCGCAGGTTTTCAAGCCGCAGTCCGACACCGACAGCAATGGCCGGGTGCTCAAGCCGCGTGAGGGCGAGCAGTACGAGTTCGGTCTCAAGAGCAGCTACTTCGGCGGCGACCTGAATACTCGCTTCTCGGTGTTCCGCCTGACGGACAAGAACCGCGCGACCACCGTGTATGACGCCGACGGTGTGGCTACCACTGACTCTGTTGCATCCGGCAAGACCCGTGTGAAAGGCGCCGAAGTGGAAGTGAGCGGCAAGCTGACGCCGAACTGGGAAGTGCTGGCCGGCTACACCTGGATGGAAACCGAAACCCTCAAGGGCGATGCCGAAACCACCTTCTTCATTATGCCGCGCAACCAGGCATCGCTGTGGAGCAAGTACACCATCAGCCAAGGGCCGCTGAACGGCCTGGCCATTGGTGGCGGTATTTCGGCGATGAGTAACTTCTATTCCGAGAACGGCGGTGTGCGCATCGACGCGCCAGGCTATGCGACGGTGGATGCAATGCTGTCTTATCCGGTTACCTCGAAGCTGACGGCCACCTTCAACATCAACAACCTGTTCGACCGGGACTATCTGTCGCGGGTGGGGTCGACCTCGACGTTCAACTTCTACGGGCCGTCGCGGAGCATGATGGTTGGGGCGCGTTATGACTTCTGA
- a CDS encoding DUF3077 domain-containing protein, with translation MTTEDTQFTVGKTTFYQGEHGTHPLFRIEPGIPCRDAREQSSELMGYVRELTITGLMDEKPMMIWAAHYLSAMAKALMDDAELGMKQ, from the coding sequence ATGACCACAGAAGACACCCAATTCACTGTCGGCAAGACCACGTTCTACCAAGGCGAACATGGCACCCACCCACTGTTCCGCATCGAGCCCGGCATCCCCTGCCGCGATGCCCGAGAGCAGTCTTCGGAGTTGATGGGCTATGTCCGCGAACTGACCATCACCGGCCTGATGGATGAGAAGCCGATGATGATCTGGGCTGCGCACTACCTGAGTGCGATGGCCAAGGCGCTGATGGATGATGCTGAGTTGGGTATGAAGCAGTGA